The nucleotide window GTATTTTTCCAAGTTCATCCAGCTTTATTTGAAGCGGAGTCAATGTATTTTCATCTTCATCAAGTATTTTTGCAATCTTACCAATTTCAGTTTCCATCCCTGTTGCAACTACGACACCTTCACCACGTCCATAAGTCGCCATAGTTGACATAAATGCCATATTCTCCTTATCTCCAACAGGAATTTTTTCATCCTTTGTAATAAAATCAGCATTTTTCTCACTTGGTACAGATTCTCCTGTAAGTGCCGATTCTTCAATTTGTAAATTTGCACTCTCTATAAGCCTTACATCCGCTGGAATAAATCTTCCTGCATCAATTACCAGAATATCTCCTGGAACCAAATCTTCCGAATTAACCTCTATAACTTCTCCATTTCTACGAACCAGGCTCTTAGGAGTTGTCATCTGCTGCAATGCCTCGAGTGCCTTTTCAGCCTTAGATTCCTGAACTACACCAACTACCGCATTTATAAGCACCACAGCCATTATAATCAGAGCATCCGTCCATCCGTGACGAATATCCACAATAAGATTTATCACAGCAGCCGCAATTAACACATAAATTAGTATATCCTGAAGCTGTGCAATGAACAATTGCAATAACGTTTTCTTAGCCTTCCCCTTCAATTTATTCTGTCCATATTTTTCAAGCCTATTATTCACTTCATCAGTCGTCAACCCAACCTTAGGATCCACATTCAGCTCTTTTAAAACATCATTTTGTGATTTTGTAAACCACATAATTTTTACACCTCTTTCTGTAATTTTATTTACTTTTTTTATTTAAATTTCAAATAAATTTTTTTGTATATTTTTTATTCTGCTTAAAATAGAATTTTGTATAAATTAACTACATTCAATATCAAATTCCTTCATTTTCAAAAAAATATTTCCTATATTATACACTAAAATTAATTTTATTTCACTATAATTCTAAAGTTTTTTCACTTTTTTTATATAACTTGAATTTATTAATTACAATAAAATTAAACTTGAACGTCACAGTTACAAATATGTGAAAAATTCTTCAAAATTATTCAATTTTATCAATTCAGTATAAAAAATTCAAATGTATTTAATAACTTATACATATATTAAAATAAAATTTTTAATAAAAAAACAAAAAAATAGCCCTGAAAAACAGAGCCATTTCTATAATTTCTATTTTTTATAACAATTCCTTTAATGTTTTGCCACATAGGCAATAGTGTAAATTATTCCTATAACTATCATTACTGCAACAACAAGCATAAAAAATCCACTTATTATTATTGAGCAAATATTCATAAAATTACGATTTTTTTGATTTTTGATACATAAAACAGATAATACAAAAGAACATAGAATACACAAGGCATTTACTGCACCAAACATATGTGATATTACATAATTTACCTTGAATATTGACATAATTTGACTTAAAATAGGTATTAAGCTCATAATTAATGCTGTTCTACTAGCAATCAAATGTTGTTTCTTATCTGCAAAAATATCATTGCTTAATTTTTTTATTAGTTCCATTTTCATAAAAATCTTCCTCTCATCCATTAAATTTAATTTTATATTTTCTTCCTTTCCTACAGTTATATATTACCACATCAACCTTACAGCAACATTCTCTTTACTTTACATTTACCTTACTTTTTTGAAAAACAAAAAACTGAGATCAATTTATATGGTATAATAAATTATATAATTTTAAGTATCAACGGAAGGAGAGTTGAAATGATTGAAAAATATTTGACAAATAAATGTATTTTAATTGTTGATGATGAACAGGAAATTTTGGATATGATTGTATCAATTTTTGCTGATTATGGGTATAAAAATATACAGACTGCAAAAAATGTGAAAGATACTATGAAACGTGTTGCAGAAAAACAGCCTGATTTAGCGATACTGGATGTTATGCTTCCAGACGGGAACGGTTTTGACTTACTGGAAAAGTTGAGAAAAGATAGTAATTATCCAATATTATTTCTTACAGCACGTGGAGAGGATGAGGATAAATTTAAGGGCTTTGGATTGGGGGCGGACGACTATATTGTGAAACCTTTTTTACCAAAAGAGCTTTTATTTAGAATTACTGCTATTTTACGGCGAACTTACAAAGAAGAAAGTCCGATTGTAAATTTGAGCGGTTGTCAAATTGACTTTTCCTGTGGAGAAATTATAAAAGATAATAAAAATATATCATTAACTGCAAAGGAATATGAATTATTACAAACTCTTTACCGAAACGCTGGACGTATCGTAACCATTGATACACTGTGTGAAGCTGTATGGGGTGAAAACGCCTATGTTTATACAAATTCTCTGATGACACACATAAGACGCATTAGAGAAAAAATTGAAATCAACCCTTCCCATCCGGTATCACTAATAACAATGAAAGGGTTAGGTTATAAACTAATTGTGGAGGAAAAATAATATGAAAAGCATACTAAAACTCATACGCCGTTTTATAATAACATTAATATTAAGTTTTATTTTACTTCTATTCTTAAATATTTTTCTATACGGACTATGGATTGTTAAATATGTGTCAAAGGAGCCTCCTATGAACTATACTTTTAAAGTAGCAACTATGTTAAAATTTGAAAATGGCAAATACACTTTGCCTGACAAAATAACTGCTGACTTAAAAAAACAAAATATATGGGCAATCTTAATTGACAATGATTCAAAAAAAGTTATATGGCAAACTGACAATTTACCTGATGATATTCCAAAAGAATACTCTATATCTGATATTGCCATATTTTCACATGCCTATATAAAAAATTATCCTGTTTTCACCTCTAAAGTTGAAAATAATTTACTTGTACTGGGCTATCCTAAAAACAGTTATTGGAAATACCCAATAGCCAGCTGGAAATATGGAATCATTAAAAATATTCCAAAATTTTTACTTGTACTTCTGTGTCTAAACATAATTTTCATATTTTTAATATATTTTATTTCCAACTCTAAACTTTTAAGTTCTGTAAATCCAATAATAAAAGGTATACAAAATTTACCTAAAGATATGCCTGTATATGTTAAAGAAAAAGGGGTTTTGTCAGAACTCGCAAAAAGTATAAATAAAACTTCTGAAATCTTGCAAAATCAAAGAGAACAACTGCGAAATAAAGATACCGCAAGAGCCAACTGGATTGCAGGAGTTTCCCACGATATTCGCACCCCTTTATCAATGATAACGGGATACACAAGTCAGTTAAAGGCATCTTCAAATTTATCAGATGACACAAATAAAAAACTTTCTGTAATTTTAAAACAGAGTGAACGCATAAAAAACTTAATAAACGATTTAAACCTTGCTTCCAAACTGGAATACAATATGCAACCTTTTGAACAAAAAAGAGAAAATGTGATAGCACTCGTTAGACAAGTTCTCGTTGATTTTTTGAATATGGATATTGATGAAAAATTTCCAATAGAATGGAAAACTGACAGCGAATTTACATCCTGTTTTGTCAATGTTGACAGCAACTTAATAAAGCGTGCCTTGTCGAATCTAATTCAAAACTGTATCAATCATAACGAAAACGGATGTACAATCTATGTTTCAATAAAAGAAGATAAAGATAACTGTGTAATCTGTGTTGAAGATAACGGAGCAGGAGTTTCTGATGAACAACTGAAAAAACTCAATAATACTCCACATTATATGGTTTGTAATACAGATATTACTGAACAGCGACATGGATTAGGACTTCTCATTGTAAAACAAATTATTGATGTCCATAGTGGTAAAATTATAGTAAAACACAGTCAATACGGAGGTTTTAAAGTCATTTTACACATTCCAAAATTATAATAAACCTTTACGGATTTGTGGTAATGAGCAATCCTGCGAAAAAAAACATAATAAAAATAGTAATAACCGTTGTTAAACAAACTAAAAAAATTGTCTAATTGTTTCAATAAAGAAATAACTAGACAATTTATAAAAATATTTTTATTAATTAATGATTATTACTATTTTGTAGCTTTGAATTCGATTCTTCTGTTTTCAAATCTTCCTTGTTCAGTATCATTTGGAGCGATCGGTTCAGATTCTCCTCTTGATTCTACACCTATGATTCTTGCAGGATCTAATCCAAATTCTATCAATTTATCTCTAACTGCTACTGCCCTTCTCATACCTAAAGCCATATTATAAGCATCAGAACCTTTAGAATCTGTATGTCCTATAATTGTTAATTTGAAGTCATGTTGTTCAGCATAATCTTTAACGTTTCTCAATAATTCAAAGTATTGAGGTTTAACTACTGATTTATCAAAATCAAAGTTTAATCTTCCAGAATCGAATGCCCAAACTTGTGGTTCTGGAGCTGGTTCTGGTTCCGGTGCTGGAATTGGTTCTGGAGCTGGCTCTTCTAACTCAAGAGCGTTAATTCTAATTGTATTTTCTCTCATTTGAGTAGTTGTCAGCCTTCTTGCCATTAGTGGTGAAGCAACTAACAACCCTAGTGCAATTATTGTTGTTGTTGTTCGTCTAACCATGTTTCAGCCTCTCTTTCTAACGATCTATATTTTTGGCTACCTGGATTTGGTTTGTTTTCTTTTAAATAATCTTCTATATGGTTCAATCTAGTTGTGTTATAATCTACCAATTTTGCGTTTGTACAAGACAAAGCTCCTAATCCTACGAATAATAATGCTAACTTTTTCATATTTTTCATTTCCTTTCTAAACATCCAATTTTATTTTTTTCTCTCTCTTTACTCTTAGTTCATTCTATTTTGAATAGTATCTAATCTTTGTTCCATTTGATCTAACATTTCGTTTGTTTTATGGAATTTTTCAATGTTACTGTTGATTTGATCCACTCTTTTTCTAATTCTTTGAATTTCTACGTCCATCATTTTACTTTCAGACATATTTTTTCTTTGAGCTCTTAAATCTCTTGTTCTTGTTTTTCTTTGTTGAGCCGCTTCTTTTGCTTTTTCCGCTCTTTCTTTAGCTTGTGCCCTAGCAGCTTCTATTTTTTGACGTGCCTCTTGACTTACACCTGTAGGTTCAGCTACTTCTTCAACTGGAACTACCACTTCTTCTTCTACAACACCTTTTGCTGCTTCTTTAGCTTGTTGGGCTTGTCTTTGCTTAGCTACTTTAACTAATCTTTGCACAGCGGCATCAGTATTTGTTGGAGCTGAAAATGATACTTGACTCATCGCTAACACCATTACAGCTACTAATCCTAATATTTTTTTCATTGATTTTCCTTTCTTGAATAATATTTTATAAAAAATATCGTCCTTCAAAATAACTAAATTTTTAATTCTTTATTTTTATTTAGTTGTTCTTCTAGATTTTTTTGGAGCGTTTTTAACGCCATCTCTTCCAAGAACGCTGTCAAATTCTCCTAATTCTTTTTCTTCTCTTTGTACACTTCTTACTACTCTTTCATAGAAGTCTACTCTGTCTGCTGCTTTAGCTGCGTTGTATTCTAATTTTTCAATTGGAGATTTTCTTTTAACTACTTCTTTTTCTTCAATAACACCATCTTCATCAATTGTAACTAATTTTTCAGTTGTCATTTTTGGTTCTTTAGGTGTTTTTAAACTTTTGTAGTAATCATCTCTGGCTTGTTTTAATATTTCTTGTGGAGAAGCTGCCATCATAGGCACAGATAATACTGCTACTATCCCACATAACAATAATTTTTTTGCTTTCATCTTTTAATTACCATTCCTTTCAATTAATTCATTACTGATAATAATGTATCCAATTCTGCAATTTTTTGTTCCTTTGCTGCAATAGATTTGTTTATGTTTTTATAAAGAGTTTCGGAATTATTCAGTATTTTTTTATATTTGTCCCTGTGCCATCTAACTTCTGAATCTACTCTTAATTTTTCTAATAATTTTTCTCTGTCAGCCTGTTTAGATTTTAAATCTTCAACTTCAGCTTCCAATTGTGCTTTTTGTTGTCTATAGCTTTCTTTTTGTGCTTCTTCTTTTCTCATTAATTCATTGAATTGGTTTTCAATTGAATTTAAGCTGCTTTCCAAGCTCTTT belongs to Leptotrichia trevisanii DSM 22070 and includes:
- a CDS encoding response regulator transcription factor gives rise to the protein MIEKYLTNKCILIVDDEQEILDMIVSIFADYGYKNIQTAKNVKDTMKRVAEKQPDLAILDVMLPDGNGFDLLEKLRKDSNYPILFLTARGEDEDKFKGFGLGADDYIVKPFLPKELLFRITAILRRTYKEESPIVNLSGCQIDFSCGEIIKDNKNISLTAKEYELLQTLYRNAGRIVTIDTLCEAVWGENAYVYTNSLMTHIRRIREKIEINPSHPVSLITMKGLGYKLIVEEK
- a CDS encoding sensor histidine kinase; amino-acid sequence: MNYTFKVATMLKFENGKYTLPDKITADLKKQNIWAILIDNDSKKVIWQTDNLPDDIPKEYSISDIAIFSHAYIKNYPVFTSKVENNLLVLGYPKNSYWKYPIASWKYGIIKNIPKFLLVLLCLNIIFIFLIYFISNSKLLSSVNPIIKGIQNLPKDMPVYVKEKGVLSELAKSINKTSEILQNQREQLRNKDTARANWIAGVSHDIRTPLSMITGYTSQLKASSNLSDDTNKKLSVILKQSERIKNLINDLNLASKLEYNMQPFEQKRENVIALVRQVLVDFLNMDIDEKFPIEWKTDSEFTSCFVNVDSNLIKRALSNLIQNCINHNENGCTIYVSIKEDKDNCVICVEDNGAGVSDEQLKKLNNTPHYMVCNTDITEQRHGLGLLIVKQIIDVHSGKIIVKHSQYGGFKVILHIPKL
- a CDS encoding OmpA family protein, producing MVRRTTTTIIALGLLVASPLMARRLTTTQMRENTIRINALELEEPAPEPIPAPEPEPAPEPQVWAFDSGRLNFDFDKSVVKPQYFELLRNVKDYAEQHDFKLTIIGHTDSKGSDAYNMALGMRRAVAVRDKLIEFGLDPARIIGVESRGESEPIAPNDTEQGRFENRRIEFKATK
- a CDS encoding adhesion protein FadA; its protein translation is MKKTIFFLVGIMMVSSIGFSAEKKSLESSLNSIENQFNELMRKEEAQKESYRQQKAQLEAEVEDLKSKQADREKLLEKLRVDSEVRWHRDKYKKILNNSETLYKNINKSIAAKEQKIAELDTLLSVMN